Proteins encoded in a region of the Phoenix dactylifera cultivar Barhee BC4 chromosome 3, palm_55x_up_171113_PBpolish2nd_filt_p, whole genome shotgun sequence genome:
- the LOC103703445 gene encoding uncharacterized protein YraH, translated as MAPNLIPAFAYTVVYVQDVAKSVAFYSNAFGYSVRRLDESHKWGELDSGQTTIAFTPVHQRETDGLTGAVQTPDAGWERAPVEVCFAYADVDAAYKRAVENGAVPVSPPEDKVWGQRVGYVRDGDGIVVRLGSYVVEPRP; from the exons ATGGCTCCAAATCTGATCCCAGCCTTCGCCTACACCGTCGTCTACGTCCAAGACGTCGCTAAGTCGGTGGCCTTCTACTCCAACGCCTTCGGCTACAGCGTCCGTCGCCTTGACGAGTCCCACAA ATGGGGCGAGTTGGATAGCGGGCAGACGACGATCGCCTTCACGCCGGTGCATCAGAGGGAGACCGACGGCTTGACGGGAGCAGTCCAGACTCCAGACGCGGGATGGGAGAGGGCACCCGTGGAGGTCTGCTTCGCTTATGCCGACGTAGATGCGGCCTACAAAAGGGCGGTGGAGAACGGAGCCGTTCCAGTGAGCCCGCCCGAGGACAAGGTTTGGGGTCAGAGGGTCGGCTACGTTCGGGACGGCGACGGCATCGTCGTGCGCCTCGGAAGCTACGTGGTGGAGCCGCGTCCATGA
- the LOC103703443 gene encoding uncharacterized protein LOC103703443 isoform X1 produces MASIGGECMELEAMRKEDGSWHPCRVSLSSNDATSFIIVEFESCNEEDIISSREDALARLRFRSIPLQDGECSHIKEGECVLAMRKGQTRSLFFDAVIEKTYKVKHSNRVHCRCTFEVKWFNTKLNEETMTVPSKSVMKLSDKDIDSHPVFAAFLTALTCRNGVEVPSFLDLLEETTCETDLHGLLEKQIEEITKLADGSDGSKDVLLEVKRANLNGRKQSEVVASSQTFLLSSHDDFRRSTRSQSKQVEIKHEKHLKDVPLLSPLAARAALASLVHELPHEPEFPICQIEKDGHEDTAPEDLARNINEHFLDVEGLLVNSDSKIRNDASVVLSSTQNLNSNAPVEDRNLSTSSISTRRNSMKKSVFEESPDSLGSQKKAEGASKESGKKLGGYTIVKHLKTSVTNGKLSGSMATARLTRSAVRREILNSTIEVGQGSSNEKFKSLVSTRFMHSAEQKMRSDANIKLQVESSNLIQDEEEIVTPENSESKKKKLIPSSVDTKTNLTLESRKRTRASSVTAPTKEDQGEILQDGENYPATKKKASSSKKPTLRFSPRLRFLPRTRSQKKTSAAC; encoded by the exons ATGGCTTCGATCGGGGGAGAGTGCATGGAGCTCGAGGCGATGCGCAAGGAGGACGGCTCTTGGCACCCTTGCCGCGTCTCCTTGAG TTCTAATGATGCAACTTCTTTTATTATTGTGGAATTTGAAAGTTGCAATGAAGAAGATATTATATCCAGTAGAGAAGATGCCTTAGCACGTTTACGCTTTCGTTCCATCCCTCTCCAAGATGGTGAGTGTTCTCATATCAAAGAAGGAGAATGTGTTCTAGCCATGCGCAAGGGTCAGACTAGGAGCTTGTTCTTTGATGCTGTTATAGAGAAG ACATACAAAGTGAAACACTCAAACCGAGTGCACTGCAGATGCACTTTTGAAGTCAAATGGTTCAATACTAAGCTAAATGAGGAAACTATGACTGTTCCATCGAAGTCAGTTATGAAACTCTCTGATAAAGACATCGATAGCCACCCAGTATTTGCTGCATTCTTAACTGCTTTGACTTGTAGAAATGGTGTGGAAGTTCCTTCGTTCCTTGATCTTTTAGAGGAAACCACCTGTGAGACTGACCTCCATGGATTGTTGGAAAAGCAAATAGAAGAGATAACCAAATTGGCTGATGGATCGGACGGCTCAAAAGATGTCCTTTTGGAAGTTAAAAGAG CTAACCTCAATGGCCGCAAACAGAGTGAAGTAGTTGCTTCTTCACAAACATTTCTGTTAAGCAGTCATGATGATTTCAGAAGATCTACCAGGAGCCAGAGTAAACAAGTTGAGATCAAACACGAGAAACATTTGAAAGATGTGCCTCTTCTCAGCCCTCTTGCTGCTCGCGCAGCTCTGGCTTCATTAGTGCATGAACTACCACATGAACCTGAATTTCCCATCTGCCAAATAGAAAAAGATGGGCATGAGGACACAGCCCCAGAAGATCTGGCAAGGAACATCAATGAGCATTTCTTGGATGTTGAAGGCTTGCTTGTCAACTCTGATTCCAAAATCAGGAATGATGCATCTGTTGTTTTAAGTTCCACCCAGAATTTAAACAGCAATGCACCAGTTGAAGATAGAAATTTATCCACATCATCTATTTCCACTAGAAGAAATTCTATGAAAAAATCTGTGTTTGAGGAATCCCCAGATTCTTTAGGCTCACAAAAGAAAGCAGAAGGAGCATCTAAAGAGTCAGGCAAGAAACTGGGTGGCTATACCATTGTGAAGCATTTGAAAACTTCAGTAACAAATGGGAAGCTGAGTGGTAGCATGGCAACAGCAAGGTTAACTCGTTCAGCTGTACGGAGGGAGATACTAAATTCAACTATTGAAGTGGGGCAAGGGTCCTCAAATGAAAAGTTCAAAAGTCTTGTAAGCACAAGGTTTATGCATTCTGCAGAGCAGAAAATGAGGAGCGATGCAAACATCAAGCTACAGGTGGAAAGCAGCAACTTGattcaagatgaagaagaaattGTCACACCTGAGAATAGcgagagcaagaagaagaaattgattCCCTCTTCTGTAGATACCAAGACCAATTTGACACTGGAGAGTAGGAAAAGGACCAGAGCATCCAGTGTTACTGCACCTACTAAGGAAGATCAAG GTGAAATTTTGCAAGATGGTGAAAATTACCCTGCCACAAAAAAGAAAGCATCTTCTTCTAAGAAGCCCACATTGCGGTTCTCACCAAGGCTTAGGTTCCTCCCTAGAACGCGCTCGCAAAAGAAGACTTCAGCAGCCTGCTAA
- the LOC103703443 gene encoding uncharacterized protein LOC103703443 isoform X2 produces the protein MYICMRSSNDATSFIIVEFESCNEEDIISSREDALARLRFRSIPLQDGECSHIKEGECVLAMRKGQTRSLFFDAVIEKTYKVKHSNRVHCRCTFEVKWFNTKLNEETMTVPSKSVMKLSDKDIDSHPVFAAFLTALTCRNGVEVPSFLDLLEETTCETDLHGLLEKQIEEITKLADGSDGSKDVLLEVKRANLNGRKQSEVVASSQTFLLSSHDDFRRSTRSQSKQVEIKHEKHLKDVPLLSPLAARAALASLVHELPHEPEFPICQIEKDGHEDTAPEDLARNINEHFLDVEGLLVNSDSKIRNDASVVLSSTQNLNSNAPVEDRNLSTSSISTRRNSMKKSVFEESPDSLGSQKKAEGASKESGKKLGGYTIVKHLKTSVTNGKLSGSMATARLTRSAVRREILNSTIEVGQGSSNEKFKSLVSTRFMHSAEQKMRSDANIKLQVESSNLIQDEEEIVTPENSESKKKKLIPSSVDTKTNLTLESRKRTRASSVTAPTKEDQGEILQDGENYPATKKKASSSKKPTLRFSPRLRFLPRTRSQKKTSAAC, from the exons ATGTACATATGCATGCGTAG TTCTAATGATGCAACTTCTTTTATTATTGTGGAATTTGAAAGTTGCAATGAAGAAGATATTATATCCAGTAGAGAAGATGCCTTAGCACGTTTACGCTTTCGTTCCATCCCTCTCCAAGATGGTGAGTGTTCTCATATCAAAGAAGGAGAATGTGTTCTAGCCATGCGCAAGGGTCAGACTAGGAGCTTGTTCTTTGATGCTGTTATAGAGAAG ACATACAAAGTGAAACACTCAAACCGAGTGCACTGCAGATGCACTTTTGAAGTCAAATGGTTCAATACTAAGCTAAATGAGGAAACTATGACTGTTCCATCGAAGTCAGTTATGAAACTCTCTGATAAAGACATCGATAGCCACCCAGTATTTGCTGCATTCTTAACTGCTTTGACTTGTAGAAATGGTGTGGAAGTTCCTTCGTTCCTTGATCTTTTAGAGGAAACCACCTGTGAGACTGACCTCCATGGATTGTTGGAAAAGCAAATAGAAGAGATAACCAAATTGGCTGATGGATCGGACGGCTCAAAAGATGTCCTTTTGGAAGTTAAAAGAG CTAACCTCAATGGCCGCAAACAGAGTGAAGTAGTTGCTTCTTCACAAACATTTCTGTTAAGCAGTCATGATGATTTCAGAAGATCTACCAGGAGCCAGAGTAAACAAGTTGAGATCAAACACGAGAAACATTTGAAAGATGTGCCTCTTCTCAGCCCTCTTGCTGCTCGCGCAGCTCTGGCTTCATTAGTGCATGAACTACCACATGAACCTGAATTTCCCATCTGCCAAATAGAAAAAGATGGGCATGAGGACACAGCCCCAGAAGATCTGGCAAGGAACATCAATGAGCATTTCTTGGATGTTGAAGGCTTGCTTGTCAACTCTGATTCCAAAATCAGGAATGATGCATCTGTTGTTTTAAGTTCCACCCAGAATTTAAACAGCAATGCACCAGTTGAAGATAGAAATTTATCCACATCATCTATTTCCACTAGAAGAAATTCTATGAAAAAATCTGTGTTTGAGGAATCCCCAGATTCTTTAGGCTCACAAAAGAAAGCAGAAGGAGCATCTAAAGAGTCAGGCAAGAAACTGGGTGGCTATACCATTGTGAAGCATTTGAAAACTTCAGTAACAAATGGGAAGCTGAGTGGTAGCATGGCAACAGCAAGGTTAACTCGTTCAGCTGTACGGAGGGAGATACTAAATTCAACTATTGAAGTGGGGCAAGGGTCCTCAAATGAAAAGTTCAAAAGTCTTGTAAGCACAAGGTTTATGCATTCTGCAGAGCAGAAAATGAGGAGCGATGCAAACATCAAGCTACAGGTGGAAAGCAGCAACTTGattcaagatgaagaagaaattGTCACACCTGAGAATAGcgagagcaagaagaagaaattgattCCCTCTTCTGTAGATACCAAGACCAATTTGACACTGGAGAGTAGGAAAAGGACCAGAGCATCCAGTGTTACTGCACCTACTAAGGAAGATCAAG GTGAAATTTTGCAAGATGGTGAAAATTACCCTGCCACAAAAAAGAAAGCATCTTCTTCTAAGAAGCCCACATTGCGGTTCTCACCAAGGCTTAGGTTCCTCCCTAGAACGCGCTCGCAAAAGAAGACTTCAGCAGCCTGCTAA